In a single window of the Carassius carassius chromosome 26, fCarCar2.1, whole genome shotgun sequence genome:
- the scaf11 gene encoding protein SCAF11 isoform X4 yields MQEGPGKGGQNSDESLEDEEAQRCPICLNRTRRTDRARPDCCRHVYCSACILRWAQMVQSCPVDRRPFSVIYLQGSSQQCIKLPVKAPRPSEPHKCCSQEGQRMCRISVGETGNTERSQEKTATAKQKCHRKSDDLDASVDKNRKVNGDSCHSLLLTKHFQSSLPSQQEATVGTLPQIMTGSVGVSEEGPDGVQWRRIERKRRWLPASVPILSTGVPRVSLRSHLLLSAVSASLNLLLSEHTVPHGIVCAVTCPKGEKRKGTRGSGSKTSVKPAEAAATRRSSRHSRSESEDSSAAQSQPTDSDTTSSTPQTINDTHASTSRGQQGNNPRPGAKTRGRPKKMKVARPEDEEQETEVGNHTEDGVTEETEPEESKTDQKASSDHIDGDHEPVDTEEKMEVENQMSPTEDECASPDASSQEEETAKVEEVVTESMIEVEDNQILPQEDSKQEVETNDEDHDELVNVPPIQEQDCPSPSCAELEESQSDSQDAESSLQVETTAEPPTDATDQTVDRKSEPDTTEDCLDKHESSSPPPLKEDQADELSVPEEEGVPESKDTNASCPQDNTDLIPMECDSPASEIVAHIAEAGMDPTAKEPQVDDPKPKLDSCKEDKVSDKRERERRSRRSRFHSPTTTWSPNRESKSEGSRRSRSRSRDRSHKRRSTSRNREQQEEVRDGRWNRSRSRSRERSRRRRSRSRNRKQSGHRSPSQEHADHGSNSPRKRESWAEDGWRSRGDGRGFRNSNWRNNAEKPGHFSSREPDSSDNGKFHEASPERGRSENPDWVQERERLWADTDSRGREPRRDENAGDLPAESWSRGGWNAGRGRGGTHWTSSQQGEPADNWRQRTSFSGTTNNADSYNRFNDNRPGGKGKEFERTENPLDRSGWSSASSWAVRRTLPADVQNYYSRRDRGGGNNAWNRQEEDQGVPGVPKQADPPQNEPNAPLPTEVVPALPPPLMTHQMGVMGVLRYPMGPLLPRPPAVGLQPPPQFSLPPPVPVQLHPTGALLQVPSMSVQALPPPPPPPPPVQQSCFTAAPSESYPPQQVMSSFPVQGKASFKPMPTKVAAVPPPPVGTPRVAQPSSITTQPASHSKAHADSSKKEKIQERAINEVKAAIKPYYQKNEINKEEYKEIVRKAVEKVCHSKSGEVNADKVANLVKAYVDKYKCIRKSKSEKS; encoded by the exons ATGCAAGAGGGGCCAGGAAAGG GCGGGCAGAATTCTGATGAGAGTTTGGAGGATGAGGAGGCTCAGCGGTGCCCGATTTGTCTGAACCGAACCAGACGGACAGATAGAGCCAGACCAGACTGCTGCAGACACGTCTACTGCTCGGCCTGCATCCTCCGCTGGGCTCAG ATGGTTCAGTCCTGCCCGGTGGACCGCAGACCCTTCAGTGTGATCTATTTGCAGGGCTCCTCGCAGCAGTGCATTAAG CTTCCTGTGAAGGCACCCAGACCGTCAGAGCCGCACAAGTGCTGCAGTCAGGAGGGCCAACGAATGTGTCGCATCTCAGT GGGAGAGAcgggaaacacggagagatcgcAAGAGAAAACAGCTACTGCCAAACAGAAATGCCACAGAAAAT CAGATGATTTGGATGCATCTGTGGATAAAAACAGAAAG GTGAATGGAGACTCATGCCactctcttctgctcactaagcATTTTCAGTCATCACTTCCCAGCCAGCAGGAAGCGACGGTGGGCACACTGCCACAGATCAT GACAGGATCTGTTGGGGTTTCTGAGGAGGGACCAGATGGCGTCCAGTGGAGGAGAATAGAGAGAAAACGCAGGTGGCTTCCTGCCTCTGTACCGATCCTCTCTACAGGTGTGCCCAG GGTATCACTCCGCTCTCACCTGCTTCTGTCAGCTGTCTCTGCCTCTCTGAATCTGCTGCTTTCTGAACACACAG TTCCTCATGGCATAGTTTGTGCCGTCACTTGCCCCAAAGGTGAGAAAAGAAAGGGAACCAGGGGCTCTGGGTCAAAGACCTCAGTGAAACCAGCAGAAGCTGCTGCTACCAGGCGTTCCTCTAGACACAGTCGCTCTGAGTCAGAGGATTCCTCAGCCGCACAGTCACAGCCAACAGATTCAGATACCACGTCTTCTACACCACAAACCATAAATGATACTCATGCATCTACAAGCAGAGGGCAGCAGGGGAACAATCCAAGGCCTGGAGCAAAGACAAGAGGACGTCCAAAAAAGATGAAGGTGGCAAGACCTGAGGATGAGGAGCAAGAAACTGAGGTTGGGAATCATACGGAAGATGGAGTCACAGAGGAAACAGAACCTGAAGAATCAAAAACAGACCAGAAAGCAAGTTCTGATCACATCGATGGTGATCATGAGCCAGTCGATACAGAAGAGAAGATGGAGGTGGAGAATCAGATGAGTCCAACTGAGGATGAATGTGCTTCCCCTGATGCCAGTAGCCAGGAAGAGGAAACGGCAAAAGTAGAAGAAGTGGTGACCGAAAGTATGATTGAAGTTGAAGACAATCAGATACTTCCACAAGAAGATAGCAAGCAAGAAGTGGAGACAAATGATGAAGACCATGACGAATTAGTGAATGTTCCACCAATACAAGAGCAAGATTGTCCTTCTCCTTCCTGTGCAGAACTAGAAGAGTCTCAGTCTGACTCCCAGGACGCAGAATCATCTCTGCAAGTGGAAACAACAGCTGAACCTCCTACAGATGCTACAGACCAGACTGTAGATCGGAAATCAGAGCCTGACACTACAGAAGACTGTTTGGACAAGCATGAATCCAGTAGTCCTCCACCTCTCAAAGAGGACCAGGCTGATGAACTGTCGGTTCCAGAAGAGGAAGGCGTGCCAGAATCAAAGGACACTAATGCAAGTTGTCCTCAGGATAACACTGACCTCATTCCTATGGAGTGCGATTCTCCTGCATCCGAGATTGTAGCCCACATTGCTGAAGCTGGGATGGATCCTACTGCGAAAGAGCCTCAGGTGGATGATCCAAAGCCCAAACTTGATTCTTGTAAGGAGGATAAAGTCTCAGATAAGAGGGAGCGGGAGCGACGATCCCGCAGGTCTCGCTTTCATTCGCCTACGACCACCTGGTCTCCCAACAGGGAGTCTAAGAGCGAAGGGTCTCGCAGGTCAAGGTCTCGATCACGGGATCGTAGCCACAAGAGACGGTCCACGTCTCGAAACCGTGAACAGCAAGAGGAGGTGCGGGATGGCAGGTGGAATCGGAGCCGTAGTCGTAGTAGGGAGCGGAGTCGCAGGCGACGTAGTCGCTCCAGAAACAGAAAGCAATCCGGACACCGGAGCCCATCCCAGGAACACGCTGATCACGGAAGCAACTCTCCACGCAAGAGAGAGTCTTGGGCTGAGGATGGCTGGCGAAGCAGGGGCGATGGACGAGGTTTCCGCAATTCCAACTGGAGGAACAATGCAGAGAAACCTGGGCATTTCTCATCAAGAGAGCCCGATTCGTCTGACAACGGCAAATTCCATGAGGCATCGCCCGAGCGAGGCAGGAGCGAGAACCCGGATTGGGTGCAAGAGAGGGAGAGGCTTTGGGCAGACACTGATTCCAGAGGACGTGAGCCACGAAGGGACGAAAATGCAGGTGATCTGCCTGCAGAGTCCTGGTCTCGAGGTGGCTGGAACGCTGGCCGTGGCAGAGGAGGCACACACTGGACATCCAGCCAGCAGGGCGAGCCAGCAGATAACTGGAGGCAACGTACTTCTTTCTCAGGGACAACAAACAATGCAGATTCTTATAATCGCTTCAATGACAATAGACCTGGAGGGAAGGGAAAAGAGTTTGAGCGCACTGAGAATCCGCTGGATCGTTCCGGATGGTCATCGGCGTCCAGCTGGGCCGTACGCCGAACTCTTCCGGCTGATGTGCAGAACTACTACTCGCGCAGAGATCGGGGAGGCGGGAACAACGCCTGGAACAGACAAGAGGAGGACCAAGGTGTACCAGGAGTCCCAAAACAAGCAG ACCCCCCCCAGAATGAGCCAAATGCACCACTGCCAACAGAGGTGGTCCCAGCCCTGCCCCCTCCCCTGATGACCCACCAGATGGGTGTGATGGGGGTCCTTCGTTACCCCATGGGGCCTCTGCTGCCAAGACCTCCAGCTGTGGGTCTGCAACCTCCTCCCCAGTTTAGCTTGCCCCCTCCAGTGCCAGTTCAGCTGCACCCCACTGGGGCGCTCCTCCAGGTCCCATCCATGTCTGTGCAGGCACTGCCTCCACCTCCACCACCGCCTCCACCTGTGCAACAGAGCTGCTTCACCGCAGCACCGTCTGAAAGCTACCCGCCTCAG CAGGTGATGTCCAGTTTTCCTGTACAAGGCAAAGCTTCGTTCAAACCCATGCCAACCAAAGTAGCTGCTGTGCCGCCGCCTCCTGTCGGGACGCCCCGTGTGGCCCAGCCATCCTCTATCACCACTCAACCTGCCTCTCACAGCAAGGCCCACGCTGACAGCTCGAAGAAAGAGAAG ATTCAGGAGCGGGCCATCAATGAGGTGAAAGCAGCGATTAAGCCATATTATCAGAAGAATGAAATCAACAAGGAGGAATATAAAGAGATTGTACGGAAAGCTGTGGAAAAA GTGTGTCACAGCAAAAGTGGCGAGGTGAACGCCGACAAGGTGGCTAACCTGGTGAAAGCGTATGTTGACAAATACAAATGCATCCGCAAAAGCAAATCCGAGAAGAGCTGA
- the scaf11 gene encoding protein SCAF11 isoform X1 translates to MQEGPGKGGQNSDESLEDEEAQRCPICLNRTRRTDRARPDCCRHVYCSACILRWAQMVQSCPVDRRPFSVIYLQGSSQQCIKLPVKAPRPSEPHKCCSQEGQRMCRISVGETGNTERSQEKTATAKQKCHRKSDDLDASVDKNRKVNGDSCHSLLLTKHFQSSLPSQQEATVGTLPQIMTGSVGVSEEGPDGVQWRRIERKRRWLPASVPILSTGVPRVSLRSHLLLSAVSASLNLLLSEHTVPHGIVCAVTCPKGEKRKGTRGSGSKTSVKPAEAAATRRSSRHSRSESEDSSAAQSQPTDSDTTSSTPQTINDTHASTSRGQQGNNPRPGAKTRGRPKKMKVARPEDEEQETEVGNHTEDGVTEETEPEESKTDQKASSDHIDGDHEPVDTEEKMEVENQMSPTEDECASPDASSQEEETAKVEEVVTESMIEVEDNQILPQEDSKQEVETNDEDHDELVNVPPIQEQDCPSPSCAELEESQSDSQDAESSLQVETTAEPPTDATDQTVDRKSEPDTTEDCLDKHESSSPPPLKEDQADELSVPEEEGVPESKDTNASCPQDNTDLIPMECDSPASEIVAHIAEAGMDPTAKEPQVDDPKPKLDSCKEDKVSDKRERERRSRRSRFHSPTTTWSPNRESKSEGSRRSRSRSRDRSHKRRSTSRNREQQEEVRDGRWNRSRSRSRERSRRRRSRSRNRKQSGHRSPSQEHADHGSNSPRKRESWAEDGWRSRGDGRGFRNSNWRNNAEKPGHFSSREPDSSDNGKFHEASPERGRSENPDWVQERERLWADTDSRGREPRRDENAGDLPAESWSRGGWNAGRGRGGTHWTSSQQGEPADNWRQRTSFSGTTNNADSYNRFNDNRPGGKGKEFERTENPLDRSGWSSASSWAVRRTLPADVQNYYSRRDRGGGNNAWNRQEEDQGVPGVPKQADPPQNEPNAPLPTEVVPALPPPLMTHQMGVMGVLRYPMGPLLPRPPAVGLQPPPQFSLPPPVPVQLHPTGALLQVPSMSVQALPPPPPPPPPVQQSCFTAAPSESYPPQQVMSSFPVQGKASFKPMPTKVAAVPPPPVGTPRVAQPSSITTQPASHSKAHADSSKKEKKLQIQERAINEVKAAIKPYYQKNEINKEEYKEIVRKAVEKVCHSKSGEVNADKVANLVKAYVDKYKCIRKSKSEKS, encoded by the exons ATGCAAGAGGGGCCAGGAAAGG GCGGGCAGAATTCTGATGAGAGTTTGGAGGATGAGGAGGCTCAGCGGTGCCCGATTTGTCTGAACCGAACCAGACGGACAGATAGAGCCAGACCAGACTGCTGCAGACACGTCTACTGCTCGGCCTGCATCCTCCGCTGGGCTCAG ATGGTTCAGTCCTGCCCGGTGGACCGCAGACCCTTCAGTGTGATCTATTTGCAGGGCTCCTCGCAGCAGTGCATTAAG CTTCCTGTGAAGGCACCCAGACCGTCAGAGCCGCACAAGTGCTGCAGTCAGGAGGGCCAACGAATGTGTCGCATCTCAGT GGGAGAGAcgggaaacacggagagatcgcAAGAGAAAACAGCTACTGCCAAACAGAAATGCCACAGAAAAT CAGATGATTTGGATGCATCTGTGGATAAAAACAGAAAG GTGAATGGAGACTCATGCCactctcttctgctcactaagcATTTTCAGTCATCACTTCCCAGCCAGCAGGAAGCGACGGTGGGCACACTGCCACAGATCAT GACAGGATCTGTTGGGGTTTCTGAGGAGGGACCAGATGGCGTCCAGTGGAGGAGAATAGAGAGAAAACGCAGGTGGCTTCCTGCCTCTGTACCGATCCTCTCTACAGGTGTGCCCAG GGTATCACTCCGCTCTCACCTGCTTCTGTCAGCTGTCTCTGCCTCTCTGAATCTGCTGCTTTCTGAACACACAG TTCCTCATGGCATAGTTTGTGCCGTCACTTGCCCCAAAGGTGAGAAAAGAAAGGGAACCAGGGGCTCTGGGTCAAAGACCTCAGTGAAACCAGCAGAAGCTGCTGCTACCAGGCGTTCCTCTAGACACAGTCGCTCTGAGTCAGAGGATTCCTCAGCCGCACAGTCACAGCCAACAGATTCAGATACCACGTCTTCTACACCACAAACCATAAATGATACTCATGCATCTACAAGCAGAGGGCAGCAGGGGAACAATCCAAGGCCTGGAGCAAAGACAAGAGGACGTCCAAAAAAGATGAAGGTGGCAAGACCTGAGGATGAGGAGCAAGAAACTGAGGTTGGGAATCATACGGAAGATGGAGTCACAGAGGAAACAGAACCTGAAGAATCAAAAACAGACCAGAAAGCAAGTTCTGATCACATCGATGGTGATCATGAGCCAGTCGATACAGAAGAGAAGATGGAGGTGGAGAATCAGATGAGTCCAACTGAGGATGAATGTGCTTCCCCTGATGCCAGTAGCCAGGAAGAGGAAACGGCAAAAGTAGAAGAAGTGGTGACCGAAAGTATGATTGAAGTTGAAGACAATCAGATACTTCCACAAGAAGATAGCAAGCAAGAAGTGGAGACAAATGATGAAGACCATGACGAATTAGTGAATGTTCCACCAATACAAGAGCAAGATTGTCCTTCTCCTTCCTGTGCAGAACTAGAAGAGTCTCAGTCTGACTCCCAGGACGCAGAATCATCTCTGCAAGTGGAAACAACAGCTGAACCTCCTACAGATGCTACAGACCAGACTGTAGATCGGAAATCAGAGCCTGACACTACAGAAGACTGTTTGGACAAGCATGAATCCAGTAGTCCTCCACCTCTCAAAGAGGACCAGGCTGATGAACTGTCGGTTCCAGAAGAGGAAGGCGTGCCAGAATCAAAGGACACTAATGCAAGTTGTCCTCAGGATAACACTGACCTCATTCCTATGGAGTGCGATTCTCCTGCATCCGAGATTGTAGCCCACATTGCTGAAGCTGGGATGGATCCTACTGCGAAAGAGCCTCAGGTGGATGATCCAAAGCCCAAACTTGATTCTTGTAAGGAGGATAAAGTCTCAGATAAGAGGGAGCGGGAGCGACGATCCCGCAGGTCTCGCTTTCATTCGCCTACGACCACCTGGTCTCCCAACAGGGAGTCTAAGAGCGAAGGGTCTCGCAGGTCAAGGTCTCGATCACGGGATCGTAGCCACAAGAGACGGTCCACGTCTCGAAACCGTGAACAGCAAGAGGAGGTGCGGGATGGCAGGTGGAATCGGAGCCGTAGTCGTAGTAGGGAGCGGAGTCGCAGGCGACGTAGTCGCTCCAGAAACAGAAAGCAATCCGGACACCGGAGCCCATCCCAGGAACACGCTGATCACGGAAGCAACTCTCCACGCAAGAGAGAGTCTTGGGCTGAGGATGGCTGGCGAAGCAGGGGCGATGGACGAGGTTTCCGCAATTCCAACTGGAGGAACAATGCAGAGAAACCTGGGCATTTCTCATCAAGAGAGCCCGATTCGTCTGACAACGGCAAATTCCATGAGGCATCGCCCGAGCGAGGCAGGAGCGAGAACCCGGATTGGGTGCAAGAGAGGGAGAGGCTTTGGGCAGACACTGATTCCAGAGGACGTGAGCCACGAAGGGACGAAAATGCAGGTGATCTGCCTGCAGAGTCCTGGTCTCGAGGTGGCTGGAACGCTGGCCGTGGCAGAGGAGGCACACACTGGACATCCAGCCAGCAGGGCGAGCCAGCAGATAACTGGAGGCAACGTACTTCTTTCTCAGGGACAACAAACAATGCAGATTCTTATAATCGCTTCAATGACAATAGACCTGGAGGGAAGGGAAAAGAGTTTGAGCGCACTGAGAATCCGCTGGATCGTTCCGGATGGTCATCGGCGTCCAGCTGGGCCGTACGCCGAACTCTTCCGGCTGATGTGCAGAACTACTACTCGCGCAGAGATCGGGGAGGCGGGAACAACGCCTGGAACAGACAAGAGGAGGACCAAGGTGTACCAGGAGTCCCAAAACAAGCAG ACCCCCCCCAGAATGAGCCAAATGCACCACTGCCAACAGAGGTGGTCCCAGCCCTGCCCCCTCCCCTGATGACCCACCAGATGGGTGTGATGGGGGTCCTTCGTTACCCCATGGGGCCTCTGCTGCCAAGACCTCCAGCTGTGGGTCTGCAACCTCCTCCCCAGTTTAGCTTGCCCCCTCCAGTGCCAGTTCAGCTGCACCCCACTGGGGCGCTCCTCCAGGTCCCATCCATGTCTGTGCAGGCACTGCCTCCACCTCCACCACCGCCTCCACCTGTGCAACAGAGCTGCTTCACCGCAGCACCGTCTGAAAGCTACCCGCCTCAG CAGGTGATGTCCAGTTTTCCTGTACAAGGCAAAGCTTCGTTCAAACCCATGCCAACCAAAGTAGCTGCTGTGCCGCCGCCTCCTGTCGGGACGCCCCGTGTGGCCCAGCCATCCTCTATCACCACTCAACCTGCCTCTCACAGCAAGGCCCACGCTGACAGCTCGAAGAAAGAGAAG AAATTGCAGATTCAGGAGCGGGCCATCAATGAGGTGAAAGCAGCGATTAAGCCATATTATCAGAAGAATGAAATCAACAAGGAGGAATATAAAGAGATTGTACGGAAAGCTGTGGAAAAA GTGTGTCACAGCAAAAGTGGCGAGGTGAACGCCGACAAGGTGGCTAACCTGGTGAAAGCGTATGTTGACAAATACAAATGCATCCGCAAAAGCAAATCCGAGAAGAGCTGA
- the scaf11 gene encoding protein SCAF11 isoform X3 has product MQEGPGKGGQNSDESLEDEEAQRCPICLNRTRRTDRARPDCCRHVYCSACILRWAQMVQSCPVDRRPFSVIYLQGSSQQCIKLPVKAPRPSEPHKCCSQEGQRMCRISVGETGNTERSQEKTATAKQKCHRKYDLDASVDKNRKVNGDSCHSLLLTKHFQSSLPSQQEATVGTLPQIMTGSVGVSEEGPDGVQWRRIERKRRWLPASVPILSTGVPRVSLRSHLLLSAVSASLNLLLSEHTVPHGIVCAVTCPKGEKRKGTRGSGSKTSVKPAEAAATRRSSRHSRSESEDSSAAQSQPTDSDTTSSTPQTINDTHASTSRGQQGNNPRPGAKTRGRPKKMKVARPEDEEQETEVGNHTEDGVTEETEPEESKTDQKASSDHIDGDHEPVDTEEKMEVENQMSPTEDECASPDASSQEEETAKVEEVVTESMIEVEDNQILPQEDSKQEVETNDEDHDELVNVPPIQEQDCPSPSCAELEESQSDSQDAESSLQVETTAEPPTDATDQTVDRKSEPDTTEDCLDKHESSSPPPLKEDQADELSVPEEEGVPESKDTNASCPQDNTDLIPMECDSPASEIVAHIAEAGMDPTAKEPQVDDPKPKLDSCKEDKVSDKRERERRSRRSRFHSPTTTWSPNRESKSEGSRRSRSRSRDRSHKRRSTSRNREQQEEVRDGRWNRSRSRSRERSRRRRSRSRNRKQSGHRSPSQEHADHGSNSPRKRESWAEDGWRSRGDGRGFRNSNWRNNAEKPGHFSSREPDSSDNGKFHEASPERGRSENPDWVQERERLWADTDSRGREPRRDENAGDLPAESWSRGGWNAGRGRGGTHWTSSQQGEPADNWRQRTSFSGTTNNADSYNRFNDNRPGGKGKEFERTENPLDRSGWSSASSWAVRRTLPADVQNYYSRRDRGGGNNAWNRQEEDQGVPGVPKQADPPQNEPNAPLPTEVVPALPPPLMTHQMGVMGVLRYPMGPLLPRPPAVGLQPPPQFSLPPPVPVQLHPTGALLQVPSMSVQALPPPPPPPPPVQQSCFTAAPSESYPPQQVMSSFPVQGKASFKPMPTKVAAVPPPPVGTPRVAQPSSITTQPASHSKAHADSSKKEKKLQIQERAINEVKAAIKPYYQKNEINKEEYKEIVRKAVEKVCHSKSGEVNADKVANLVKAYVDKYKCIRKSKSEKS; this is encoded by the exons ATGCAAGAGGGGCCAGGAAAGG GCGGGCAGAATTCTGATGAGAGTTTGGAGGATGAGGAGGCTCAGCGGTGCCCGATTTGTCTGAACCGAACCAGACGGACAGATAGAGCCAGACCAGACTGCTGCAGACACGTCTACTGCTCGGCCTGCATCCTCCGCTGGGCTCAG ATGGTTCAGTCCTGCCCGGTGGACCGCAGACCCTTCAGTGTGATCTATTTGCAGGGCTCCTCGCAGCAGTGCATTAAG CTTCCTGTGAAGGCACCCAGACCGTCAGAGCCGCACAAGTGCTGCAGTCAGGAGGGCCAACGAATGTGTCGCATCTCAGT GGGAGAGAcgggaaacacggagagatcgcAAGAGAAAACAGCTACTGCCAAACAGAAATGCCACAGAAAAT ATGATTTGGATGCATCTGTGGATAAAAACAGAAAG GTGAATGGAGACTCATGCCactctcttctgctcactaagcATTTTCAGTCATCACTTCCCAGCCAGCAGGAAGCGACGGTGGGCACACTGCCACAGATCAT GACAGGATCTGTTGGGGTTTCTGAGGAGGGACCAGATGGCGTCCAGTGGAGGAGAATAGAGAGAAAACGCAGGTGGCTTCCTGCCTCTGTACCGATCCTCTCTACAGGTGTGCCCAG GGTATCACTCCGCTCTCACCTGCTTCTGTCAGCTGTCTCTGCCTCTCTGAATCTGCTGCTTTCTGAACACACAG TTCCTCATGGCATAGTTTGTGCCGTCACTTGCCCCAAAGGTGAGAAAAGAAAGGGAACCAGGGGCTCTGGGTCAAAGACCTCAGTGAAACCAGCAGAAGCTGCTGCTACCAGGCGTTCCTCTAGACACAGTCGCTCTGAGTCAGAGGATTCCTCAGCCGCACAGTCACAGCCAACAGATTCAGATACCACGTCTTCTACACCACAAACCATAAATGATACTCATGCATCTACAAGCAGAGGGCAGCAGGGGAACAATCCAAGGCCTGGAGCAAAGACAAGAGGACGTCCAAAAAAGATGAAGGTGGCAAGACCTGAGGATGAGGAGCAAGAAACTGAGGTTGGGAATCATACGGAAGATGGAGTCACAGAGGAAACAGAACCTGAAGAATCAAAAACAGACCAGAAAGCAAGTTCTGATCACATCGATGGTGATCATGAGCCAGTCGATACAGAAGAGAAGATGGAGGTGGAGAATCAGATGAGTCCAACTGAGGATGAATGTGCTTCCCCTGATGCCAGTAGCCAGGAAGAGGAAACGGCAAAAGTAGAAGAAGTGGTGACCGAAAGTATGATTGAAGTTGAAGACAATCAGATACTTCCACAAGAAGATAGCAAGCAAGAAGTGGAGACAAATGATGAAGACCATGACGAATTAGTGAATGTTCCACCAATACAAGAGCAAGATTGTCCTTCTCCTTCCTGTGCAGAACTAGAAGAGTCTCAGTCTGACTCCCAGGACGCAGAATCATCTCTGCAAGTGGAAACAACAGCTGAACCTCCTACAGATGCTACAGACCAGACTGTAGATCGGAAATCAGAGCCTGACACTACAGAAGACTGTTTGGACAAGCATGAATCCAGTAGTCCTCCACCTCTCAAAGAGGACCAGGCTGATGAACTGTCGGTTCCAGAAGAGGAAGGCGTGCCAGAATCAAAGGACACTAATGCAAGTTGTCCTCAGGATAACACTGACCTCATTCCTATGGAGTGCGATTCTCCTGCATCCGAGATTGTAGCCCACATTGCTGAAGCTGGGATGGATCCTACTGCGAAAGAGCCTCAGGTGGATGATCCAAAGCCCAAACTTGATTCTTGTAAGGAGGATAAAGTCTCAGATAAGAGGGAGCGGGAGCGACGATCCCGCAGGTCTCGCTTTCATTCGCCTACGACCACCTGGTCTCCCAACAGGGAGTCTAAGAGCGAAGGGTCTCGCAGGTCAAGGTCTCGATCACGGGATCGTAGCCACAAGAGACGGTCCACGTCTCGAAACCGTGAACAGCAAGAGGAGGTGCGGGATGGCAGGTGGAATCGGAGCCGTAGTCGTAGTAGGGAGCGGAGTCGCAGGCGACGTAGTCGCTCCAGAAACAGAAAGCAATCCGGACACCGGAGCCCATCCCAGGAACACGCTGATCACGGAAGCAACTCTCCACGCAAGAGAGAGTCTTGGGCTGAGGATGGCTGGCGAAGCAGGGGCGATGGACGAGGTTTCCGCAATTCCAACTGGAGGAACAATGCAGAGAAACCTGGGCATTTCTCATCAAGAGAGCCCGATTCGTCTGACAACGGCAAATTCCATGAGGCATCGCCCGAGCGAGGCAGGAGCGAGAACCCGGATTGGGTGCAAGAGAGGGAGAGGCTTTGGGCAGACACTGATTCCAGAGGACGTGAGCCACGAAGGGACGAAAATGCAGGTGATCTGCCTGCAGAGTCCTGGTCTCGAGGTGGCTGGAACGCTGGCCGTGGCAGAGGAGGCACACACTGGACATCCAGCCAGCAGGGCGAGCCAGCAGATAACTGGAGGCAACGTACTTCTTTCTCAGGGACAACAAACAATGCAGATTCTTATAATCGCTTCAATGACAATAGACCTGGAGGGAAGGGAAAAGAGTTTGAGCGCACTGAGAATCCGCTGGATCGTTCCGGATGGTCATCGGCGTCCAGCTGGGCCGTACGCCGAACTCTTCCGGCTGATGTGCAGAACTACTACTCGCGCAGAGATCGGGGAGGCGGGAACAACGCCTGGAACAGACAAGAGGAGGACCAAGGTGTACCAGGAGTCCCAAAACAAGCAG ACCCCCCCCAGAATGAGCCAAATGCACCACTGCCAACAGAGGTGGTCCCAGCCCTGCCCCCTCCCCTGATGACCCACCAGATGGGTGTGATGGGGGTCCTTCGTTACCCCATGGGGCCTCTGCTGCCAAGACCTCCAGCTGTGGGTCTGCAACCTCCTCCCCAGTTTAGCTTGCCCCCTCCAGTGCCAGTTCAGCTGCACCCCACTGGGGCGCTCCTCCAGGTCCCATCCATGTCTGTGCAGGCACTGCCTCCACCTCCACCACCGCCTCCACCTGTGCAACAGAGCTGCTTCACCGCAGCACCGTCTGAAAGCTACCCGCCTCAG CAGGTGATGTCCAGTTTTCCTGTACAAGGCAAAGCTTCGTTCAAACCCATGCCAACCAAAGTAGCTGCTGTGCCGCCGCCTCCTGTCGGGACGCCCCGTGTGGCCCAGCCATCCTCTATCACCACTCAACCTGCCTCTCACAGCAAGGCCCACGCTGACAGCTCGAAGAAAGAGAAG AAATTGCAGATTCAGGAGCGGGCCATCAATGAGGTGAAAGCAGCGATTAAGCCATATTATCAGAAGAATGAAATCAACAAGGAGGAATATAAAGAGATTGTACGGAAAGCTGTGGAAAAA GTGTGTCACAGCAAAAGTGGCGAGGTGAACGCCGACAAGGTGGCTAACCTGGTGAAAGCGTATGTTGACAAATACAAATGCATCCGCAAAAGCAAATCCGAGAAGAGCTGA